ATTAGAGAGAGGTGGTGATCCCTGTGGACAGCCACTGTCATGGGAAGGCTACCCAGTCTCAGAAATCTGCTTAAGCTGTCAGCCCTGAAGACATAATGAATCCAAATCACTGCACAAAACCAACAGAGAAACCACAGTATATAACCTGGAAGTCAGGAAATAGATTTGGCTCATATTTCCTCTTGAATGATCAAACGCTGTGGTTGTCACCACCCAGAAATGGCAGCTGGAATACCAGGTGATTTTATACTTCAAGACCTTTTGTCATTGCCCCtttgaagggaagggaaggtgcaTCTTGCACCttgccctggctgctgtgtcTAGGTGTTTGGGTGGCAAATGCTGGTGCACTGAAATGGAAACTGGGTCACTCTATAAGAGGaaagcacagcactgacatgaaaaaacaaagaaataaatagacCAGTTTCCCACTGGAGCACTTGCTGTGCAAGCTACACTTAGACAAGGTCTTACCTTTACCTGTATTTCCCCCACAGTGACACTACTGACCGGGGTACATATCTGTGAGTTCCTGCTGCACTGACACACTCCTGAGACACCAGGATGCTTTGAAAACGTGCAGCTGTCAAACGCTTTACTTTTAGGCTAGGAGACAGGGACAGATATATGCTACTGACAGGACTACTGTTCCCCACAGTGACCTGACGTGCAGTGCACTGGCTGCCTGTTGGCCATATCAGATGGAAACACCATTGCTCAAAAGCTACATCAGAATTTTCAGTTCACAGGACTCCTCCAGTGCAGATGTTTTCTGTAGGCACCTTCAAGTACCTACAGTTGTTTGTCTCATCGTTAACTTCAGTGCACAGCACTGTCTGAAACAGCTGCTTTCCTATGGGGAACAAGGATGAAAATTACTCATTCAGACCTTCCAGatccatctgctgctgctgttgttgctggGCACAGACTCTTTGGTCACCATGAAGACCCTTGTCCTCTGCTGACTTGAGGTCCTCAGGAGGCCAGCGCAGCTCCCCGCTCTCAACCTCCCCGGACTCGGTGGGCTCCACCACGATCGAGGGCAGCCTTTTGGACAGCTTGGGGTACTTTTCACGGGAGTCTGGGAAGGCCTGGGGAGACATTTGGGGAATGTACATCAAAGCTTTGCACAGGGGTGTGTATTCAGAGCAAGCAGAGTATGTACCTTCATTTGACAAGCACGCACATGTCCCTTAAAAAATCTTCTTCCAACTGGTGCAGAtcaacagccctgcagagggatTTCAACACCAGCTGAACCCAGCTCCTTGCTGGCCAAGTGTggtgcagaggggctgcaggtcTCAGCACACTCTCCCCTGCACGTGCTGTCCCTTCCTGAGCAAAGCACCCACTTTGCTTCCCAGTGTGTTGAGGAGCTGATTGCCTTAACTTGTGTGATCTGACATAAGCAGTGAAAATGGAGACTTGGGAGACAAAATCTGTTATGCTGCCAAACACTCATGTTTCAGTTCTGGTGGGGTTTTGGGACACAGAAATCATTGCTGTAAGGCCAAGCTaaattgctgctgcagcccctctggcTGCTGTCCTTTTGCTCTGATATGATATTTACGTTTTCTTGCAGTGATAGTTTATTAAGAAGCCACCATTGTGCAGAGCTATATTCTGCAGTGAAGCACTATTTTATGATGCATTCATGTAAAACAGGTAGTCCCAGAGAACATCTTTACACAGAGGACAGTGCcagctatttattttcatttgtcacATTGAAGCTGCAGATCAAACACTACACAGTGGTTAGAGCTTGAAGCTGAACCAGGGCTTTTTATTGAAGGATATTGTAACACGTAAAAGTGCTTTCCTGTTTTCAACATAGCTGGATCACTTAAATCTCTCAGGGTACTTTGTTTTGAATagtctttttttctggtgattTGGTTTTTGGtcggttttggtttttttatttagaaaaatcattgcagctcctccaggacaTTACCATAAGAAACTGTCATTGCTTTGCTGAAACCTTTTCTCCTTGATCCTCCAACTTCCATATACCTGCACGAACAAGCTACAAATCTCTCCGTGCTAgctgagttttattttatttcattgtgcTTCATTTCTTACAATAAAATCAGGGTGCATGTGAGGGGACTGAAACAGGACTTGAGAGCAAGAATGATTCCAGTTTAACTTCAGAGGCTGTCACAGGTTTGCTGTGAGCTGGTGGGAACCTCCCCACATATCTGCAGCATGTTCACCACTCAATCAGGGTCTCTGCTTGATCAAACCCTGCTGGTTACGTGAGTCAgtctcagcacagctcctgctgtgagcacaggcagAAATACAGGACATTGACTAGGTCTGGGGGTGTCATAACCCACTGGAAGTGTTTGCTCCATGGCTTTTGCAACATTCCTCTATCTCAGCAGTTGTACTCCTAAGAGCTGAGGGTTTAGTTGTCTCTCTTGGCATCAGAACTGGCATGGGGAGGCAAGACTTCAGGAAAGGCTGTGCATCTAGGAAGCAGCAAGCACATTTTTAACATTGCTGTGCTGCCCATATCTGACTTCTGAAGATTAACAAGGGCAGTAACCATCATCCTCACACCCTTGCTCTCCATGATAGTGTCATGGGGATTCAATACTTCTTGCAAAGCTGAGAAATGTTGCATATTAGTGTTGGGAGACAAttaggaaaatttattttgtgagaAAGCACCTTCAGTACAGTAAGACCAAGGGAATCACAGAAGGCAAACCCCTCTGATgccaccctgagctgcaccCACAGGTTATAACTCATCCTGACCAAGCAATGCTGCTTAAGCTGCCTATCAGAAAAGAGCTGCCCAACGTCCCATTACACAGACTTCTCCTGAGCTGTTCATAATCTGGAAAGACATTTCCATGGCAGCTGTCTTGACCGGGAGGAATTTTTAAGAAGCGGCTAATACAATCCTGCTTCTTGGAAACCAAGTATGagacaaggtctccttgggcAGGACAGgtccacagcccagctgagcagcagtgtCCTCCTCTGCAGACCCAAGtggagcccagctctggcagcctcacagctcagctggcagAAAATAACCATAAAATTGTGGgaaaattgctgtattttctctcaTGGCTGCACAgacaggtgacagtgacctCTTCCCAGACTGTTGTGCAGCCTGCTGGGGTGGCAGAGGGCTGCATGACACCACCCCATCCCCAAGCCTGCTGGCAACCCCTGGATGGGTGATGCAACACAacaaaaattctgcttcttcATCTGCTTTCTGAAACCCAAGGAAATGACAAGGAGAGATCTAAAAATGGGCTGGGAGATGATTATTACAGCTGCAAGAAAATTTAGGAAAGGCACCTGTGTGGCCTCAGCTGTggctatttttgtttgtgtcaTTCTCATATGGTCTTTTCTCACATCAaccacataattttttttccaccagagCCCAGTATTTACCGTGTCCCTCCAGGAATGAGTCAGGACtggcaggaagcagagctgtctgTTGGgccttgctgtgtttttctgcagaagcTGGAGCGTGTGATGAGTGGGCAGGAgactgcaggaggagaaggaccAGTCTCCTGGACAGAGTGCTTGGAAGTTGCTGGAAGGAACCTAGTTTTCCCACTGAGTCACTGAGTTCGTGCTACATCacatttctgtttgattttttcctttccttcagatGGCTATCACTAAAATGTGGATGGTAGCACCTTCTCCCAGGGGAGAGGTAAAGGAGCTGGCAGAAAACTCTGGGGCACATGATCAGAGACACCATAACACAGCCCTAAATCCACAGGTGAAGTCAGGGTTGGACAGAGTTTGGACAGCATACACTAATACAACACTGAAAACCTGGAACTTggtgaagaggaggaaaaagaatatTGAAAACGTGCTCCTTGAGTGAGCAGCATCCATCCTGTGCAGCCTCTGAGGCATGGGAAAGCTCATGGCATTCCCTTTAAATGCAAAAAGCCTTTCATTACACAAGCAAGTGACCCAAAAGGAATTTGCAAAATTTCTGATCTGACTTCCCTAGCTTCCAAATGCTTGATTTACACCTGCAACAGGCTGCTCCTGGCGTAGCTCTCGGAGTCTGCTTCCAACGTTACACGCTGTGCTGAGAGGCAGCTCAGGTCCACCAGGACCCATTACGTGGTTTGTCCCTGTAGTTACACAGAGTCACGAGCACAACCACAGAGCACAAGCTGTGATGTGGGGGCTGCCACAAGGGGGGCTTGGGACATCGTGATCCCTCCTGCTGCAATGAGCACCACGGGTGGGCGTTTGAGTGGGTGTGTGGAactgcctggggacacaaaatgcTCTTGCACCTGCCAGCAAATGGCCCTGAccactggtgctgctgtgatGCCACAGCCATTTCTGTGAATCAGCCAATCATTTCAAATGGTCTCTGTTCTAAAAAAGGAGCTTCCTCTGAGCCTAAGGAAACTCAGCTCATTTGAAGGGTGGCTGTATAAAAGCTTGGCACAGTGCTGGCTGGATGTCTTCATCGCACAGTAGTTGCTCAGATGTGAACTCTTGGTGACAAACAGCCTCtgtgcctgcatccctgcaggatcTGGGCATTGCTGTCACTGTGCCCTGCAGACCTGGCAGCCCACAAAACACTTCAGCCAAACTCTCAACTTTTAATAATAGAACCTAAGGAGGATCAAACACATTCCAGGACTTGCTCTTCTGGCAGCAGTGCTCTGTAATTCAACACCTACCCTAAGGACAGTTGTTGGTTGCATTAAATTGCTTTTGACAAACAACTCAGGACACttttcagttctgctgaagTTACCTGGCTTGAAGggcctccttcctcctcaggagTCTGGCTGAGCGCGAATTCCTCCATCACTGGCTCTCGGGTGTTCATCACCTCTGTCATGCTGTGAATATTAAAAGAGAATGGGACACCTCAGCTCTGAGCTTTGGCCCCACAGCTAATTTAACAAAATATATTGGCTTTTCATATTGGTTAAAATAATTGTGTTACACAGTCCTTCCTGAACAGtcaaaaaaatattcacttgGCCTCCAAGCCAACTGCTACTGCTCCATGTTGTGATGCTGTGCAGGGCATCGACCCCAGCTGCCCCTGAACAGCAGAGAGGATCCCCACAGAGTCCCAGAGTCATCACTTGGAAACTGGAGTCTTCCAGTGTTATCAGCTATCAGTTTATCACCAATATATGAGCTCAGAAATTGCATCTCTTGAtcaaaaaaaaactttctggtGGAAATACCAGCCTTGAATTAAATTCTTATTCTGATTCTTTGTAATGCCTTCAATATTTGCTCTTCCAGATGTCTCTTCAATTTAGTCATGAGCCAGCACTTCTTTTCAAGCTCTTAATTCCAGACACACCAGCTGTATTGGTGTCTAAGGACCAGATTTTCAGTAGTCTTTACTTGCCTGAGTGCTTAGAGAGGTGTTGAGTGGGACTTCCAAATGCATCAGGGACTACTTCGCACCTACATCTCATTTAAATCAGGAACTTAGGAACCTAAGGTGCTTATGTGCCCATTAAGCCTCACCCTGTGCCATTTGGCACCCCAGGCAATGCAGCGCTGGTCCCAAGCTGGTTCTGCCGGGCATTGCAGCattccagagcagagaggcagagctggctgcagccctcactgcacagcccagcccaacctGTGGCCGGGCAGCTGCACATCTCCATGGCGTTGGGATTTTCCTCACACTTGCCTTTTATAAATGCAGCGTTCCACTGAAAAATCTGAGGATGCCTGAAATCTCCAGAATGCATATTAAGCGTGTAGGAGCAAACAGAGCCACTCTGAGCTGAAGGGGCTGTGttcattttaaatgttaatACATCAGCCCTGGAGAGATCTGGCATGGGGCTTTCACTCTCTTTAGCTGGCATTCATCAGGCAGTGCAGTTagtggctgctggagctcctgcagcatgCAGAATGTAGGCATCATCCATTAGGCTGCCCTGCCACCTGCCACAGCAAACACTCCTTTAGGCACGACTAAATGCTGCCATTAATTCTGGtcctgctgcacacacaaaaGCCTTCTTTGAAACAGCTGCACCTACTGAGAAATGCCAACTAAAACATCTTAAGGATAACTTGTTTCAGGTTTGCATTACCAATTACCAGACAGAATTAAATTTTACAATATCTGCAATTACTACAAAGCCCTTCACAATGACTTTAATGAGCTGTAGCACGGAGCAGCATGATAGTGCAGAGACTTTCACTCCCACTGCATCACATTTAAGAAAAAGCATGGCAGAACCATGGGACACCTGAGTTCAGCTGTGGACCAGGACCCAAGGCTGTAGGCATTCATCAGCATAGGGAAAAGCTCTGAAGGGTCAGCCTTGGACCCAACCAACACTGAATTAATTCACACACTTCCTGGTACGTGCACAGAACAGGAAAGCAGAACCAGGTTCTGACACTCAGCAAAAGGCTGAACCAAACCCCTGATCTGAGCACCCTGCATTTTACACAGCCTGAATCCTCCCAGAGCCATGGCACAATAGAAGAGGGACAGATTCTGCCTGCTTAGaagagtgttttgttttgagctcccagcccttgcCTGGACCTGTACCActccccagggacagcacaaACCACCTAATCAGTAAAATATAGAGGGTTTCTAGACACTTTCTAGATGCTTTTAttcctgcagcatccagcaggCCATACCACTGGGCACCTGTGGACAACAGCACCACAACAGTGGTGACTTGGAAATGGGAGACCCCTCCCAGCAGTGGTGACTgtgggccctgctctgccagctgttCCTGTCACCCAAGACAGCACTTAAAAGAACAGAGATGTGCCCTTAGAACAAAAGGAAAGCAGCACTCCCGCTGATACTCCTCCCTCTGATCACCCCTGGTGCTCATTCCATTCTTGCCTTTTTTACCCGCTCTGGCCCCAGCCTCTTCCTTGTTCCCAGAGGGACCCTTTtcacccctcctgctgcccctctgggAATGACCACATTAGGCAGGACCatgctctcccagcccagctctttGGGAAGAGCTGTTTTGCAGGGCTTTCACACCCTGTGTTGGCCAGACCCAGCTGTAAGCCTAGAGGAACACTGGGTCCACCACTCTGAGCATGTCCAAGACGAACATCTTTCTCTTGGCATCCTTTTTGGCATTTGGCACCCTAGGCCCAGCTGCCCTGGATTGCAGgcaaaaggaaatgggaaagcGTGTGTCTCGATAGAAATAATCTTGGAGGCTTTGTGTGGGGTCAGTATTTATGAAGTCTTGGTCTTGGCAAGCACAGAAAAGCCATGCACCACTGCTGTGTGTCCTGGGGGTTGGTCCCTGCTAGCCAGCAGCAGATTCCTGCAGTCACTCGTAGCTGGCTGGTTTATTTTAGCAGCCATTCAATGCACtgcaaatgtttaaatatttctctgtcCTTGTACCATGGGAAATTAGAGATACACATCCACACATGCACTGTCAAATGTGTCATGAGCTCAAAGATGTTAAGACCTCACGAAATTCTATTATTGAGCAATAATGGGCTCCGTGCTTCCCTAAGACCACATTATACCCTGTAGATTATTTGTAAATGACAAAGACAAATTATTTGGGCTAGAAAAATGGTGACAGTCCTGCCAGTGTTACAGCAGATGCCTCAGTGAATCAGTTCCCAAGCTGTTGAAGCCCAGGCCATTTCAGAAAATCTGTGCAACTTAAGGCTTTGATTGAATAGGATGGCAGAAGTGATTGTACTTGATGTGTTTCAGCATAGAACATGGGGCCATGAAACTGGCAAAATAATTAGGCTTTAACTGGAATAGATTAATTATTCCCAGTCTCTGCTTCAAAAcagtgaaggaaaacagaagaatcTATATGGGCTGTGAAAGCAGTGATGTTTCTAACAAGCTTAACTGGGTgtttaacaggaaaaataaccaGATGTAAAATAATTGAGCATGTCACTGCAAATCAGTTCACTGAAACTTCAAAATCACCTGTAGGACATCACTGAGTTGTTTATAAAGCCATATAATCCGAACAACACGTTTGGGGGGGCTGCTTAGGGCTTTTCAAACTGTGATCAGATTTATGCACAGaacaattttttgcttttcacacAATGTTGATGGAAAATATTAAGCCACTTTTAGTGCTGCTTTTACCCGAGATGTACTGACTGACATACTACAGAAAAGTGGCTGATACAAACAATGATAAGAACTACAGTTCTTTAATTCAGTCTTGTATTCATTTTATGTATGATAGATGCTGGTATCACCAATGACATGCAGTAGCCATAGTGATGCAAAACAAGGCAATAAATAGCATTTACAAACAAAGGGTAAATTCTGTTCTGGTGGATGAGTCATCTACTCTGAACCTTAAAATTCTTGTGTCAATGAATTAAGAGATACATTACTTCCCCTAGGTTTAATTAAGCACAAATACAGCATTTTGGGGGGGGAGCAGCAAAGAATCTGTTCTTGCATCTCTGCAAGAAAACTACATTTAGAGAAGATTATCTTAAATGCAGTGCTAAAGTGCTACAGTCCCAGGACCTCACTATGCTCATCTTTTTCCAGAGGCATGGAACAAAAGCACAGATCACTTTCTGTTGCTCATGATGACACTAACAAGGTCAGTAACATACAGAGCAATATCTACCCTGTCAAGTGCTAAACCACTTCCCATGGGAAAGGCTACAGAGACaatatacacatttttattttaggttttgAACAGAGAGCAAAACTGACCTGTGAGattcacagggaaaaaacagtATCTGAATGCAGACCAGCTTCAGGACTCAAAAATGTGCAGCACTTATGGAAAATAGGCAGGTCATGTCATGCAAGAAGTATTTCCTTAAGGATGGGGGCACAGACACATTATATGGGATGAGCTGAGCCATGGATAGGAAGAGCTGCTACCTGAAGCAAGGATCAGTCTGGGGGATTCTCAGACATGCAGTGAACTGAGGCTGATCCTGCTCTCACCTCCCCAACCTGGGGAGCTGGGACGAGGGGACACAAGGGGATGCTGGCCAGGACATGAGGCTCTGTGGAGGATAAACAGCAAGTACAGGGCAATGACAGGAGAGGGCACATTACCTTCAATCACATCAACATGTGCCACTTGCAAAAACTGTCCTTGCTGCGGGCGCCTGCGTCACTGATGGAGTGTCGTGCAGACTCAGTCAAATCCTAGAAGTGCCTGGAAGAGACAATACAGCAGAGTCAGAGCTTGTGACCAAAGGGACTGCGCTGGCAGGCACTGGTGTGAAAGAGTTCTGCTTGCTGCAGAAACTCCCACTGTGAAGATCTGTATCATTTTCTGTGTGAGGTGGGATTTGATCTCGCTAAGGATGAAGCTCATAGAGCACCTTGTGAATCACAGAGGCAATTAATGTATCAAAGCCACTTAAAGCTACCTGAAACACCTCACAGTATCACTCTTTGTCACGCTAAACCTTATTCCTTAGTGTGAGCTACACAAAAACTGCTGAAACTGGGACATTCTGAAATCCTCCCATACAAAAATTGTATGGATAGTtggaaaattggaaaataaaaaatgcattccCTTATTTGGCAGGATCAGTTTTGTTTAGTGAGACACAGTTCTACTGATCAAGACACAAAGAAGACAACATATGCTCAAAGAAGGATCCATTAACATTGCATTACTGTACGGTTCTTTCAGAAGCCACAGGGGAAGTGATTTTTTGAAAGATCTACTCCAATTTGAAGGTAATATGTTGACTGGTATCAAGAC
This region of Catharus ustulatus isolate bCatUst1 chromosome 6, bCatUst1.pri.v2, whole genome shotgun sequence genomic DNA includes:
- the LBHD2 gene encoding LBH domain-containing protein 2; its protein translation is MTEVMNTREPVMEEFALSQTPEEEGGPSSQAFPDSREKYPKLSKRLPSIVVEPTESGEVESGELRWPPEDLKSAEDKGLHGDQRVCAQQQQQQQMDLEDTLAHPAQEVEDNTDTLESRTEENE